The Persephonella sp. KM09-Lau-8 nucleotide sequence CCTGACCAGACTGTAAAAGAAGCCCTTGAGATAATGTCCAATTATAAAATATCAGGTGTTCCTGTAGTAGATGATGAAGGAAAGCTAATAGGAATTCTCACAAACAGAGACCTTAGATTTTTACATAAAAAAGATTACAACAAGCCAGTATCTCAATTTATGACGAAGGCTCCTCTTATTACAGCAAAAGAGGGGACATCCCTTGAAGAAGCAATGGAAATTCTCCAGAAACATAAAGTAGAAAAACTTCCTGTAGTTGATGAAGAAGGACATTTAAAAGGACTTATTACCATAAAAGATATTGTCAAAAGAAAACAATATCCAAATGCATGCAAAGATGAGCTTGGAAGACTTAGAGTAGGTGCTGCAGTAGGAACTGGTCCAGATACTATGGATAGGGTTGCAGCACTTGTTGAAGCAGGGGTTGATGTTATTGTTGTTGATACTGCCCACGGACATTCTGTCAGAGTTTTAAAAACTGTAGAACAGATAAGAGGAGAATTCCCTGACCTTAACATCATAGGTGGAAATATTGCTACAGGAGAAGCAGCAGAGGATTTAATAAAAGCCGGCGTTGATGCAGTTAAAGTGGGGGTCGGCCCAGGTTCTATATGCACAACAAGGGTTGTTGCAGGAATTGGAGTTCCACAAATCACAGCTGTGGCAAAATGTGCTGAGGTTGCACACAAATACGGAAAAACAGTTATAGCAGACGGAGGTATCAGATACTCAGGAGATATAGTAAAAGCAATAGCTGCAGGTGCAGACACAGTTATGCTTGGTTCTCTTTTCGCTGGAACAGAAGAATCCCCAGGAGAAAGAATTTTCTATCAGGGTAGAGCATACAAAGTCTATAGAGGAATGGGTT carries:
- the guaB gene encoding IMP dehydrogenase, whose product is MFNELTIEEALTFDDVLLLPQKSDVLPHEADVSSYLTPKIKLNIPIVSAAMDTVTEHRLAIALAREGGIGIIHRNMSIEDQMKEVEKVKKAESGMIVEPVTIKPDQTVKEALEIMSNYKISGVPVVDDEGKLIGILTNRDLRFLHKKDYNKPVSQFMTKAPLITAKEGTSLEEAMEILQKHKVEKLPVVDEEGHLKGLITIKDIVKRKQYPNACKDELGRLRVGAAVGTGPDTMDRVAALVEAGVDVIVVDTAHGHSVRVLKTVEQIRGEFPDLNIIGGNIATGEAAEDLIKAGVDAVKVGVGPGSICTTRVVAGIGVPQITAVAKCAEVAHKYGKTVIADGGIRYSGDIVKAIAAGADTVMLGSLFAGTEESPGERIFYQGRAYKVYRGMGSLGAMKARFSSDRYSQENVEKFVPEGIEGRIPFKGPLSDIVYQLVGGLRSGMGYTGSRTIKDLQQNGKFIKITNAGLRESHAHDVYITQEAPNYWID